A genomic stretch from Leishmania infantum JPCM5 genome chromosome 25 includes:
- a CDS encoding putative mitotic spindle checkpoint component: protein MTQTTHAISLTGSVATVTEYLGFAINNILYQRGVYPPDDFQQVKKFGLSLMISTDADLNAYLTELLQQISSWIAHGTCRRLVILITDVPSVQTLERWEINIETEPAASSSRLHGGGRKSEEDVRMEIQAVMRQITACVSFLPVITQPCAFDLLVYTSADAQVPSTAWEPSDPQVLKRGTEVKLRSFTTSFHHVDTSVVYRE, encoded by the coding sequence ATGACGCAGACAACTCACGCCATCTCCCTCACCGGCTccgtcgccaccgtcacgGAGTACCTCGGCTTTGCCATTAATAATATTCTCTACCAGCGAGGTGTCTACCCGCCAGACGACTTCCAGCAGGTGAAGAAGTTCGGTCTGTCGCTCATGATCTCCACTGATGCAGATTTGAACGCGTACCTGACGGAGCTTCTACAGCAGATTTCGTCGTGGATTGCGCACGGAACGTGCCGGCGTCTGGTGATACTTATTACCGACGTTCCGTCAGTGCAGACGCTGGAGCGGTGGGAGATCAACATAGAAACAGAGcccgcagcgtcgtcgtcgcgcttgcacggcggcggtcgcaagagcgaggaggacgttCGCATGGAGATTCAAGCCGTGATGCGGCAGATCACCGCCTGCGTGTCCTTCCTGCCTGTGATTACACAGCCGTGTGCCTTCGACCTGCTCGTGTACACATCTGCAGACGCGCAGGTGCCGTCGACAGCGTGGGAGCCGAGCGACCCGCAAGTGCTCAAGCGCGGCACCGAAGTCAAACTGCGCTCCTTCACCACGTCCTTCCACCACGTCGACACGAGTGTGGTCTATCGTGAGTAA